In Terriglobales bacterium, the sequence GCCATCCCCCGCACCACCTCTTCCTGTTGCACGGCCCAGGCGGCCAGCAGCAATACACCTCCGGGTGCCAACATGCCAAAAAGATGACGCATTGCGCTTGCCTCTGCCTTTCCTGCACCACCACACCGCTGCCCGCAACTACCGAGTCTTGCGTCGGAATAGCAGCACGATGGCAACGCCCCAACCGAGCAACGCGAACCAGAATGCGGGCTGCGAAACCAACCTGATGACGGTCCCTGGCGGTGGAGCCGGGGCCACGGCGACGGTCTTGGTGGTCTGCTGCTCCGGCGGATGGGTCTTCACTGCGACTTCCGGCGTAGGCGCTCTGGCACGCCGTGGAACACTAACGGGCTTGATCTCTGGCGGCGGCAATTGGAGATTGCCGGCCGCCCCGGTGGAAAGCGACCGCGCATTCTCGGCACTCTGTACGGCAGCGCGCGCGAACTGCACCACGTCCTGGCCTTTTGGATTCGTCTGATAAGCAGCTTCGGCCTTGGCCAGGAAAGATTTCGCCTGCGCCAGTCCCGCACGTGTGTATTCCTCTTCCTTGAGGAGGGTCCCCGTAGGACGGTTCACCAGGATCCCGGACTCAGACGCCAACTCCACCGCTTTTCGCGCTTGTAACAGCTGGTTCGGCACTGGCTCGAGCGGGCTTCCCACCGCCGAGTCATAAACGTTGTAGTGGGTGAAGTAGAACAGCTTCCCTGGGATGACGAGTGCCTTGCTCTCGGGGGGCATGCTGTTCGGCAGTCCTCTGCTGTACATCACCACCAAGCGGCTCGGGTCGATGACCGCATAATTCGGTTCGGCCGTCACCATCAACCAGAAGGTCTGGAGCGGTGTGGTCAGTTTCGTGTTGTTCGCGCGGTTGCCGCTGAAGGCGACTTCGCCGAGGTTCGAAGCCTTGCCATCTGCTGATACTGCCCAAACTACGTAGGTCAGGAAGTCCTTGCCGAAGGTATGCGCCGGTCGCAATCCGCTCACCGCGCTGCCGTTGATCTCGACCTCCACAAGTCCCGGTCGTTTCCCGATGTTCAGGCCCAGGAATCCGGGCCGGCTTCCAACCTTCATGTCAATCTGTGCTTCTGGCGCGAGCTTGGTGCCGCGCATCTGGACAGTGATCGAGCCGGCACGTTGCTGGTAACTCAGAATCTGGCCGTTCGGCTCGTTAATCTCAACGACCTTGAGCTGCAGCGGTTTCACCGCATGAGGAGCGTCCGCACCAGGGGAGAACGGAGGCGCTGCCAGGCACGACAACAGGAAGATGGATCGAATGCGCTGCGAAAGAGTCAAAGTAAAGTGTCCTTCCCACCAACTGAAAGGGGACGATTCGTGTCAGAAGTGTAAAACGAAACCCCAAGAGTTGCAGCAGAATTCCGCAAGTTCAACGACTTCCACAACCAATCTGGCCGCAACTTTCATCGAATAATTACGGACAACCTCGCATACTTAGGAGGCACTTTGAGCGCGAAGCGAATCACGATTGGCGGCGTTTAGGCTGACATCCTCGTGGACCGTCGCGGCTCGGAGGACATCTGGCCCGTTGAAGCCTCGCCTATTGTTTTTACTATTTCGCGGACTATTCGCGGCTTTGGACCGGAACTTGGGTGTGGTTGCTTACCAGGGGTTCACAGTCAGAACCCCTGGCCTTAATTTGCTTACCAGGGGTTCAGCGCCCCTAACGTGCGGGATAGGTAGGATTGATTGGGGGTAAGCACCTGAACAGGAAGATCCAAAATGTGGAAATCCCGAAAACCGGAAGCTCGCTAATCCAATGAACTGCTTGGGAAAAGATGGTCGGCCCTAGCAGACGATTTTAGAACTCTGGCGGCCCACGGCATACCCGAACTGCCCGCCTTAGCACAGGCCCCCCTGTGCGCGGAATCGGTCCGAGCGCTGTTTCGACACGCCCCCAGCTCACCTCTGCCCGCTGGCCTTGGGCGTGGGAGCCATCACAGTGCCGGAAGAAAGGGTTTCGGCGCGCCCTGTCTGGTCGGTACAGCAATGGGCTAAAGGCGACCGACCTTCCATGCGTTGACCTGCCAAGACTGGCAGCCTAAGATTTCGCCCCAAGCTAGATTCCTTCGCCATGATCGGGCAGACACTCGGCCATTATCGCGTGCTGGAACAGATCGGCGCCGGAGGCATGGGCCTGGTCTTTCGCGCCCACGACGAGCGCCTGGACCGCGAGGTCGCGCTGAAGGTTCTCCCGCCGGGCACGCTCACCGATGAAAACGCCCGCAAGCGCTTCCGCAAGGAAGCGCTCACGCTATCGAAGCTCAACCACCCCAACATCGCGACCGTCTTCGACTTCGACACACAGGACGGGGTGGACTTCCTAGTCATGGAGCTGATTCCCGGCGTGACCCTGGACGAAAAGTTGGCGGCGGGCGCGCTTCCGGAGAAGGAGGTCATTCGTCTAGGGATGCAATTGGCGGAAGGTCTGGCGGCGGCCCACTCCGAGGGCGTGATTCATCGTGACTTGAAGCCGGGGAACCTGCGCCTGACGCCGGACGGGCGACTGAAGATTCTCGATTTCGGGCTGGCGAAGCTGCTGCATCCAGTCAGCGACGCCGCCCCGACGGAAAGCCTGAGCCAGACCCACGGAGCCGTGGGAACGCTGCCCTACATGGCGCCGGAGCAGTTGCAGGGCCAGCCCGCGGACGCGCGCTCGGACATCTGGGCGGCGGGTGCGGTGCTCTACGAGCTGGCCACCGGCCGGCGGCCGTTCCCGCAGTCCAGCGCGCCCATGCTGACTGACGCCATCCTGCGCCAGGCGCCGGTGGCGCCGGTGCGGTTGAACCCGTATATTTCGCCGGAGCTCGAAGAAATCATTCTGAAAGCGCTCGAGAAGGACTGCGAGACGCGCTACCAGCATGCAGCGGATATTCGCGCGGATCTGAAGCGGCTGAAACGCGATATGGATTCAGCTCGGGTGGGTACGATAACCGCAGTGGCCCCTGCGGTCCAGCCTCGACCGTGGTGGCGCGCCAAGTGGGCACTCGCAGGGGGAGGAGCTGCGCTGGCCGCCCTGCTGGTGGTCGCCATATGGTTCACCCTGTTTCGAGGGCGGGGCGAGGCCATCGACTCGGTGGCTGTTTTGCCGTTTGTCAACGCCAGCACTGATCCGGATACGGAATACCTCAGCGACGGGATTACCGAAACTCTAATCAGGCAGTTGTCTCAAATACCCCGGCTGAAGGTCATGGCGCGGAGTACCGTGTTCCGCTATAAAGGCCGCAATATTGATCCGCAAAAAGTTGGACGCGACCTCAATGTCCGCGCGGTTCTGACGGGGAGAGTCTCGCAGCGCGGCGAAACGTTGACCATCAGCATGGAGTTGATGGACGTCAGGGATGGCTCCGAATTGTGGGGCGAGCAGTACAACCGCAAGCTCGCGGACATCCTCGCCGTGCAGGAAGATATCGCCCGTGAAATCACGGACAAGCTGCGCCTGCGGTTGGAGGGTGAGGAGGAAAAACGGCTGACCAAACACTTCACAGAGAATACTGAGGCTTATCAACTTTATCTAAAGGGTCGATACTACTGGAATAAACGCACACCGGATGGCATACAGAAAGCCATCGAGTACTTTCAAGAGGCGATCGAAAAAGACCCGAGCTACGCTCTGGCTTACGCGGGGTTGGCTGACTGTTACCATGTGCCAGCGAATCCGCTGCCGCCGAGAGAAAGAATGCCACGCGCGAAGGCCGCAGCGATGAGGGCCCTGCAATTAGACGACACGCTTGTTGAAGCGCACACCGCACTGGCCCGCGTACTATTTGTATACGATTGGGATTGGTCGGCCGCCGAGAAAGAATTCAAGCGCGCGATTGAGCTGAATCCGCGCTATGCGCCGGCTCACCAATGGTATGGGGGTTATCTGAGTGCAACAGGTCGGCTCCGAGAAGGCGACGCAGAGGAAAAACGAGCTCAAGAGCTGGAGCCGCTTTCACTCGTTAACAACTTTGGGGTGGCATTGGCTTTCTACTATTCCCGGAACTACGGCCAGGCGATCGATCAATTCCAGAAGACCCTGGAGCTAGACCCGAACTTCCCCCCGCCCCACACGTACCTCCCAGCGGCTTATGAGCAAAAGGGCATGTTTGAGGAAGCCATCACCGGGTTTCAAAGAGCGATCACGGTTACGAAAGGCGCTGACAAGATACTGGCAATGGCTAGCCTCGGCCACGTCTATGCCGTGTCCGGCAGGAAGACCGAAGCACGCAAGATACTCGCGGAGTTGCAGAGGTTATCCGAACACAGCTATGTCCCAGCGCACGACGTGGCCCTTGTCTATGCAGGCCTGGGTGAGAGAGACAAGGCCTTTGCGTGGCTGGATAAGGCATATGAGGAGCACTCGTTCAATCTGAGTAATCTCAAAGTGGAGCCCCGGTTCGATCCCCTGCGTTCCGATCCGCGCTTCGCAGACCTGCTGCGTCGCATCGGCCTCCCGCAGTAGCCTTCCAGCGCCGAAATGATGTGGTTTCGGCTCGCTAGTAACCCAGGCCATTTGATCTTGCAATTCCAGCAGCTTAGAGGCGTCTAGTCGAGAGGATTTTCCGCACAGTCTGGGAAGCGGGTTCTTTGCCACGCCTGTCTCAGGCGTAGGGTAGGCGCA encodes:
- a CDS encoding protein kinase; amino-acid sequence: MIGQTLGHYRVLEQIGAGGMGLVFRAHDERLDREVALKVLPPGTLTDENARKRFRKEALTLSKLNHPNIATVFDFDTQDGVDFLVMELIPGVTLDEKLAAGALPEKEVIRLGMQLAEGLAAAHSEGVIHRDLKPGNLRLTPDGRLKILDFGLAKLLHPVSDAAPTESLSQTHGAVGTLPYMAPEQLQGQPADARSDIWAAGAVLYELATGRRPFPQSSAPMLTDAILRQAPVAPVRLNPYISPELEEIILKALEKDCETRYQHAADIRADLKRLKRDMDSARVGTITAVAPAVQPRPWWRAKWALAGGGAALAALLVVAIWFTLFRGRGEAIDSVAVLPFVNASTDPDTEYLSDGITETLIRQLSQIPRLKVMARSTVFRYKGRNIDPQKVGRDLNVRAVLTGRVSQRGETLTISMELMDVRDGSELWGEQYNRKLADILAVQEDIAREITDKLRLRLEGEEEKRLTKHFTENTEAYQLYLKGRYYWNKRTPDGIQKAIEYFQEAIEKDPSYALAYAGLADCYHVPANPLPPRERMPRAKAAAMRALQLDDTLVEAHTALARVLFVYDWDWSAAEKEFKRAIELNPRYAPAHQWYGGYLSATGRLREGDAEEKRAQELEPLSLVNNFGVALAFYYSRNYGQAIDQFQKTLELDPNFPPPHTYLPAAYEQKGMFEEAITGFQRAITVTKGADKILAMASLGHVYAVSGRKTEARKILAELQRLSEHSYVPAHDVALVYAGLGERDKAFAWLDKAYEEHSFNLSNLKVEPRFDPLRSDPRFADLLRRIGLPQ